The genomic stretch AGTATGACGCCGTCCATGGTCGTGCGGGTCTTCACGTGCCGGGTGACGAAGATCAGCGCGGCCAGCTTCACGCCCTCCTCGATCAGGCCGACCAGCACGTACATGACGATCGACGGCCTGATGAGCCAGCTCTCCAGCAGCGAGGCGCCGAGCACCCCGAGCACGCCGCCCACGACGAACGCCTTGAACATCATCTCGACCGTGACCCGCGGGGACCGGTCGCGTCCGTACGCCCAGACCACGAACGTCACCGGCACCAGGAAGCTGCCGAACAGCACCACGGTGGGGACGAGGTTGGAGTTCTCCGTCCAGGCGGTCACCACGACGGTGGCCGTCCAGAGCGTGAGCCCGACCAGGAAGATTCGCAGCCAGAGCGTCATGGGGCCAGCTCCTCCACCGCGCGGTAGGCGGCCGTGACGGCGGCGTCGGCCCGGGCGGTGGGCGCCGAGTCCGAGCCCGCGATCGCGATCCTGCCGAAGCGCCTGCGCGCCGTGTCCGCCGGGTACGGCCCGTCCGGGTAGAAGGTGTGCCACGGACGGCAGTACTCGGGCGCGTTCCCGTGCCCCCACCGGTTGACCGTGATCGCCTCGATGTCCCCGGCCGGGTCGAAACCGGCGGGCCCCAGCAGCCGCGCGAGCTGGTCCCTGATCGTGTGCTCCAGATGCTCGTACGGCGTCTTGATCAGCTCGCGCCGGCCGGCCACCGCACCCGCCTCCGGACCCAGCTCCGAGCGGCAGGGCGTGGCCAGCAGGTGCACGGTGGCCGCTCCGCCCGGCCGGCGGGGCGGGTCGAGCTCGGTCAGCGACCAGTACGCGCCGGTCCAGCGCACCCGGCGCACGCCGGCCCGCCGCCACGCGTCCCAGTCACGCACCCGCACTGTGGCGTGCAGCAGCGGCACCCGGACGGCGGCGCTCAACGCCTGCCGCTGTTCGGCGGGCAACTCCGGCACCAGGTACGGGATGACCGCGCTCCAGCAGGCCAGGATCACCGCCCCGGCTGTGACGGTCATGACCTGGTGGCCGTCGAAGTAACCCACGGTCGCCGACGCGGCGCCGTCGCGTACCGACACCACGGGGCTGGACAGCCGGAACCGCACCTGGTTGCCGGGGCGGTCGAGCATCCGCTGCACCATCGTCCGCACCAGGGCCTGGTTGCCCTCAGGAACGAGGTAGACGTCCGGACTCTCCATTCCCCACTGCTTCTTCACCGTGGGGGAGTTGAACCGGGACGGCTTGTTCGCGTCGAGTCCCAGGCCGGCGAACCCCGGATATCCGGTGCCCCAGGCGTCGATCGCGCCGAGCGCCCGGGTGTCGTACCCCCATTCCTGGCACGGCATGCTGCGGCAGAAGCGCTCCACGTCCGGGTGCGCCCCGCAGACCTCGAGGAGGAAGGCCGAGTACGTCAGCTCCGCCAGCCGCTCCTGCTTGCCCTCGGCCGACAGCCCGGGGAACCAGTCGGGCGGCTCCCGATGCAACATGCGCAGGTCATCCCTGGCCCGCTCGTCGATCGGCAGCCTGGCCACCCAGTCGGAGCCGAGCCTGACCAGCGTGTCCGCGCCGAAGGTCTCCGCGTCGCACATCACGCCGTCGGCCAGGCCGGGGTCGGCGGGCGCCGGGCCGTTCTGCCGGTGGAAGCGCGCGCGCCGCGCCTGCCCGCCGATCTCGTCGTGGTTGTCGAGGACGAGCACGCCGGCGCCCGGGTCCCGCCGCAGCCACTCGTAGGCCGCGCTCACCCCGCTGAGCCCGCCGCCGACCACCACGAGGTCGTAGCTTTCTCCGGTGGGCTCCGGCGGATCCGCGTACTGCCAGAAGCGGCCGTCCCGCAGCGCATGGGGCACGCTGAGCGCCTCTGCGGCGCCGCCCTGGAATCCGCGAGCTCCGCTGGCTCCGCTGGCTCCGCGAGCTCCGTAGGGCGCGGGCGGAGCCGCGGCCTCCTGAGTCGTCTCGGCTATCCCCGCGGACGCAAGAGCGCTCACGGCTATTCCGTCGAAGAAGTCGCGGCGGGAAATGGGCCGGTTCATCCCGAGGTCACGCGGACTCAAGCTCATGGCGCGATCATCAGCAGCCCACGCCAAATGCCGCACAGGGGCGCGCAGCGCCTCGAGAAACATTTTGCGTGACCTATTACCGCGAATGCCGGTTTGGAGTAGCGTCCGGAATATCACTGACGGGCGGAGTACGGGGTGGTCCCCTGAGCTCTACATCATCGGCAACCTCACGATCGAGGACCTCATTCTCAACCGCGAGCGCCTGACCAGTGAGACCGCATCGCGCAGGCGCAGCGCGAACAGGAGACCACCGAGGCCGCGAAGGCGCTGGAGGAGCTCCTGGCCAAGGCGCTCACCCTCGGCGGCACCGGACCGGGACTCGCCAAGGCGCTTGCGCTGGGCGGCGCGGGACCGGGACTCGCCAAGGCGCTTGCGCTGGGCGGCGCGGGACCTGGCCTGGCCAGGGCTTTGCTCAATGACGGAAACCTGGACAACGGCGAATCGGAAATCATTCATAAACCCTCTGAATTCCGCGAATAGCGACGTTACGCGGTTGCGTGGCCCGCGATTCCTCTAGCGTTTTCGAAAATGCCGCTGGAGTGAATTGGAGGGCTCATGCGCAAGGCCATTTCCGGCATATGTCTGAGTATGGTGGCGGTTGCCGGATGCTCGGCCGACGAGAGCTCGGCGGCGCCCGCCGCCTCGTCGCCGCCGCCCGCGTCGTCCGCCGACGCGGCCAAGCTCCGCGCCGCGCTGCTGCCCGCGCCCGCGGGCATGCGCATCTCGTACGGCCCGGAGCTGGGCGCCTTCGGCTCGCTCAAGTCCACCCAACAGGGGCTTGCCGCGGTGCGCCAGGCCAAGCTGGAGCGGCCGGAGTGCGCCGGGGCCGCCCAGCTCGACGCCGCCAAGCCGGACGTCGCCAAGGCGCCGGGCGCGGTGATCGCCTTCGCCGCCGAACGCGGCTCGATCACGCAGGCCGTGGTGCGGCTCCCGTCGGCGTCCTTCCCCGCGCCGCTGCCGGAGCAGTGCATGGCGTACACCGCGGACGTCGGCGGCTCGAAGATCTCCTACAAGACGAAGGCCCTGTCCATGCCGACCAAGGGCGACGAGTCGCGGGCATACCTGACCACGGCCTCGGGCGCGGACAAGAACGCCCAGATCGGCTCCGTCATGATCAGACGAGGCACCCTCGTCATGAGCATGCTCGTGGTCGGCAAGCAGGTGAAGCCGTCCGGCCTGTACGAGCTCGCCGACCTCGCCGACAAGAGCCTCGCCAAGGTGACCGGGTAACGGGCTCAGATCAGGACGTGCGCGTCCGGGCGGCCGACGAACGAGAACTGGGCGTTGCGGGTCAGCTTGATGTGGTCCGCCTGCCAGGTGTGCATCGAGGCGTCGGCGCTGCGCCAGTAGACGAAGTTGAAGCGGTCCGCCGAGTAGATCTTGACGGAGTCCGCCTTCAGCCGCCGTACCAGCTCGGTGTCCTCGCCTCGGGTGATGTCCGCGAACCCGTACGAGCGGAACATGTCCGCCTTGCCGAGGAACGTGCCGCCCTGGACGAGGAACGAGTAGCGGTGCTCCAGACCGGGCAGCCGCAACATCGTGGTGTTGCTGCCCTCGAAGTACGCGTAGTGCGCGCCCTTGCCCACCAGCTCCGCGTCGGAGTAGTCGAACGCCCGGACCAGGTCCGACAGGTAGTGGTCGCCGTACAGGTTGTCGTCGTCCATCTTGGCGATCAGGTCGCCCTCGGCGGCCGCGATGCCCAGGTTCATGCAGGCGCCCAGCGAGAGCGAGGCGTCGGCGGGCAGGACCACGACGTCCGTGATGCCCGCCATGCGCGCCTTGTCGGCGACCACGACGGGGTCGATGTCCAGGCCGTGCAGCACCATGATCAGCTGCAGCGGCCGGTGGATCTGCCGGGCCACCGACGAGATCGCGTGCTCGATCTGGGAGGCGCGGTTGGTGGGCAGCACGACCGAGATCGACCGAGTTCTGGGGGTGACCTGGTGTCCGAGGTCCTGGAGGATCTGGTCCACGCGGTGTGAGAAGAGGTGCTTGTCGAACACCTCGCGCATCGCCAGGTGCCCCATCCTGGCCCGCAGCTCCGGGCTGTTGATCAGGTGCAGGACCTGGTTGTACGACTCGATCGGCTCCCGCGCGATGGGGATCAGGTCGCCGAAGGTCTCCTCGATGGCCCGGGACCACCCGGACACGACCGGCGTCGCGCAGGCGGACAGCTCGAAGACCCGCCGCGCGCACATGGTCGGGGAGTCCAGCACCGAGTTGACGTTCAGGAAGACCTTGTACATCCGGTAGGCGGCGAGCATCTGGTCGTACGGCAGCTCGCCCACGATGTGCGGCCGGTACTTCTCCGGCCAGGCGTACTTCTCGTCCACCTCGCCGTTGCGCGCGAAGATGTGCAGGCCGAGCTCCCGGACCGGGTCAAGGACGGTCTCCATCTGCTCGCGGCGCTCGGGGTGCTTGTCGCGGAAGTACATCCCGGCGAAGACCACGTCGTGCAGCCGGCCCTGCTTCTGCTGGATCGGGTTGTGCACACGCGGCTGGGCGGCGAACTGCAGCACGTCCACCCGGTCGTGCCCCAAGATTTCCCGATATTTCGGGACCATGTCACCGTCGCAGGTGAACACGTAGTCGAACAGCTTGGCCGTGTCGATGAAGAAGTCGAAGTTCGGCGGGTCCTCCTTGTTCCAGAAGACCGTCGGAATGCCCTCCTGCTTGCACCAGGCCACCAGGTCGCGCAGCGGCTCCTTGGGGGCGTTGGTGCCGGTCATCTGGTAGCGCCAGCGCCCCTGGTTCCCGTGCCAGGCCGACTCGCAGAACAGCAGATCAGGCCGCTTCTCCGCGAAGATCTCCGGCCAGTCCTTGAGCCCGAACTCGATCTGGTCCCACTCGTAGCGGAAGGCCATCCTGGAGAAGTCGTCCAGGATCACCGCGACCTTCAGGTCCGGCCGGTTCACCGGCCCGTTGGGCCACTTCGCCGGCGGCACCTCGACCAGCGGCGGCCGGTTGTTGGCGATCTCGACGGCCTCGGTGACCGGCATCGGGGGCTTGGGCGCCTTCTCCTTCGACCGGACCGCCTCGACGATCTTCCCTGGGCTCTTCGCGCCCAGGGCCTCGCCCAGCTTGAACGTGCGCTTGGCCTGCGTGGCCTCAAGCTTCCACTGCGCGTACGCGGCCTTGGCCTCGGCGATCTCCAGCCGCCGCCGCAGCTCCCTGACCTCCGCCTCGTGCCGCTCGACGAGCTTGCGCTCCTCGGGTAGCCAGTTGACGGGTCCCAGTCGCTGGTACTCGGGGGTTTCGGCCATGGTGGTACGCCTATCGCTCAGCGGAGGAGGTATGTCATGTTACGTCGGAAGCGAAGGCTATTCGGGGCGTTTGGCCTGGGAAGCGGGCGCCAGGTTGTCACCCTTCAACCAGGCGGCGATCACCGTGGCGATCCGCGGCCCGGCCTTGCCGTCCCAGAGCACCGGCAGCTCCCCGGCCGGCGTGGCGGCGCCGTCGGCCAGCGCCTTCTCCGCGGCCGCGGGCAGGAGGGCGGGCGTGACCAGCCGGTTCGTGCCATGCGTGATGGTGATCGGCCGCTCGGTGTTGGGCCGCAGCGTCAGGCACGGCACGCCGAGCATGGTCGTCTCCTCCTGCACGCCGCCGGAGTCCGTGACCACCAGAGCGGCGCCGCGGACGAGTGAGAGAAACTCCACATAGCCGAGCGGCTCGATGACCTTGATCGTCTCACCGTCGACCAAGCCCGCCTCCGCCAGCCGCGCCTTCCCGCGCGGGTGCACCGGCACCACGATCGGGATCTGCCGCGACACCTCCAGCACGGCGTCGACCAGCTCCTTGGCGGCCTCGGCCGAGTCCACGTTCGCCGGGCGGTGCAACGTCGCCACGGCATACCGATCCGGTATGCCCAGCCGCGCCACCACGGGCGCCGGGTCCAGCGCCGGCAGCGCCGAGAACAGGCTGTCGATCATGGGGTTGCCGACCAGGTGCACCTTGGAAGCCGGCACCCCCTCGGCCGACAGGTAGGCCAGGGCCTCGGGGGAGGTGGCGAAGAGCAGGTCGGCCAGCGCGTCTGTGACGACCCTGTTGACCTCCTCCGGCATGCCCCGGTCGAACGAGCGCAGCCCCGCCTCCACGTGCGCGGTCCGCACGCCCAGCTTGGCGCAGACGAGGATCGCGGCCAGCGTCGAGTTCACGTCGCCGTAGACCACGACGAGGTCGGGATCGTGCTCCTGGACGACCTCCTCCAGCCCGACGAGCAGGGCCGCGGTCTGCTTGGCGTGGCTGCCCGAGCCGACCCCCAGGTTCGCCACCGGCTCCGGCAGACCGAGGTCGGCGAAGAAGACGTCGGACATCAGCGCGTCGTAGTGCTGACCAGTGTGGATGATGCCCTGCCGCACGCCGAGTTCACCGAGTGCACGGACCACCGGGGCCGCTTTCACGAAATTGGGACGAGCACCCAAAACGTGCAGGACCAGGGGGTTCTCCCTCATTGACCTCGCCTTTCATAGCGGAAGGGAAAAAACGTTGCCTATGGTACGGTCACCGCGTGGCATCCGACGCCAGTCGTCAAGACTCCTCTAAGGTTTCCGCGAAGTCCGCCCGTGCCGGCGTCGGTGGACTTCTCAAGGGCTTCGTCCAGCACCCGATCATCGTCTCCCGCGTCGTCGTGACGAAGGTCAAATCCGACCCCGTCCGGGTGGCCCAGGCCGCCGCCGACGCGCTCCCGCCCCGGCTGCGCCCCATCGTGGGCAGCGTGGCCTGGCCGGCCGCCCGGCGGGCCCGGCGCATCGTGCGCAAGCTCGGCATGCGCGTGATCAAGGGGCCGTGGAACGAGGCCAAGCAGCACTGGGACGCCGGCCGGGTCAGCCAGGCCGCCGCCGTGCTCGAGGCCCACACCAAATACCCCTTCGTCAAGCGCAGGGCCGCCTACTACCGGGGCGAGCTGGCCGCCATCAGCCCCGACCCGATCCCGCCGGGGCCCAAGGTGGCCATCCTGGAGCGGGTCAAGGGCCGGGTCCTGCACCTGGTCACCAACGCGCTGCCGTACACGCAGGCCGGCTACACCGTGCGCACGCACCGCATCGTGACCTCGCAGCAGGCCGCCGGGCTCGACCCGCACGTGGTCACCAGCTGGGGCTGGCCCATGATGCAGGGGCACGCGGACGCGCCGCCGTACGAGGAGATCGACGGCATCCCCTACTACCGGCTGCTGCCCGACGGGCACGGCGAGGTGCCGTTCGAGATGCGCGGGCGCATGGTCAGAGGCGCCGACGCGGTCACCAAGCTCGTCACCCAGCTGCGGCCGCAGGTCCTGCACGCCGCCACCGACCACCGCAACGGCTCGGTGGCGCACGCGGTGCGCGACCGCACGGGCACGCCGTTCGTCTACGAGGTACGCGGCTTCCTGGAGGAGACCTGGGCCTCCCGGGACCCGATCAGGGTCGGCAGCGAGCGGCACGTGCTCCAGCGCGAGCGCGAGGCGTTCCTCATGCGCGAGGCCGACGCGGTGGTCACGTTGGCCGAGACCATGGCCGTCGAGATCGTCGAGCGTGGGGTGCCCAGGGAGAAGATCCACCTGGCGCCCAACGCGGTGGACGACTCGCTGCTGACGGCGCACTACGACGGCGCCTCGTTCAGGGAGGCGTACGGCATCCAGCCGAACGAGGTCGTCGTCGGCTCGGTGTCCAGCATCGTGGCCTACGAGGGGTTCGCCACCCTGCTGCGGGCCGCCGCGCTGCTGCGTGACCAGAACACGCCGGTCCGGGTGCTCATCGTCGGCGACGGCACCGAGCGCGACAACCTGCTGGAGCTCGTCGGCGAGCTCGGCCTGAGCGACGCCATCCTGCCCGGCAGGGTCGGGCCCGAGGAGGCGCTGCAGGCGCAGGACGCCATCGACGTCTTCGCCTGCCCGCGCGAGGATCTGCGGGTATGCCGACTTGTCACGCCGTTGAAACCGGTCGAGGCGATGGCGCTCGGGAAGCCGGTCGTGCTCAGCGATCTGCCCGCGCTGTCCGAGCTCGTGGGCTCCGACGGCGCCGGGCTGCTGGTGCCGCCGGGCGATCCCGAGGCGCTCGCCAAGGCCATCGCAGGGCTCAGGGAGGACCCGGCCAGGCGCGCCGAGATGGGTGAGGCGGGCCGGGCGGAAGTCTCCGCGAAGCGCACCTGGAGCCGCGTGGCGGAGACTTATCAAGCCCTTTACCGATCCCTGGCCGAATGATGACCTCCACGTTGGCTGTCTCTTCTGACGGGTTCCGTCGCATTAGGCGTGAGCTAGGTGGACTTGAGATAACCTTTGCCACCATGAAGTGTTGTTTCCGGCTCCCAAAGGCACAGCTGTGACAGAAATAGACTTGGCTGTCATCGGCCTGGGCTACGTCGGCATGCCGCTCGCCAAGGAGGCGGTGGGCGCTGGTCTCCGCGTCGTCGGCGTGGATGTCGACCCCGTCAAGGTGGAGGCGCTCAACGCCGGGAAGTCGTACATCGACGACCTGACCGACGCCGACCTCGAGCACATGCTGGCCCACGGGTTCAGCGCCACACTCGATGAGACCGTGCTGGCCCGGAGCAACACGATCGTCATCTGCGTGCCCACGCCGCTGGACGAGGACCACCGCCCGGACCTGTCCGCCGTGGAGGGCGCGACCAAGGCCGTCGCCCGCAACCTGAGCAAGGGCACGCTCGTCGTCCTGGAGTCCACCACCTGGCCGGGCACCACCGACGAGGTCGCAAGGCCCCTGCTCGAGCAGTCTGGCCTGGTCGCCGGCGAGAGCTTCCACCTGGCCTTCTCGCCCGAGCGGATCGACCCGGGCAACCCCAAGTTCGGCCTGCGCAACACCCCCAAGGTCGTCGGCGGCTACACCGCGACCTGCCGGGACCGCGCCACCGCGTTCTACGGGCAGTTCATCGAGCAGGTGGTGCCGGTCAGCGGCACCCGCGAGGCCGAGATGGCCAAGCTGCTGGAGAACACCTACCGGCACGTCAACATCGCGCTCGTCAACGAGATGGCGATCTTCTGCGACGAGCTCGGGATCGACCTGTGGGAGGCCATCGACGCGGCGGCGACCAAGCCGTTCGGCTTCCAGAAGTTCCTGCCCGGGCCGGGCGTCGGCGGGCACTGCATCCCCGTCGACCCGTCGTACCTGTCGTACACCGTGCGCAAGCTCGGCTACCCGTTCCGGTTCGTGGAGCTGGCGCAGGAGATCAACGAGCGGATGCCGTCCTACGTGGTGGCCCGCGTCCAGCGCTTGCTGAACAGGCATAAGAAGCCCGTGAACGGCGCCAGAGTGGTTATGCTCGGCGTCACTTACAAACCGGATATCGCCGACGAACGGGAAACCCCGGCCCTGCCGGTGGCGCGTGCGCTGCTGGAACTGGGCGCCGAGCTCTCGTTCGCGGACCCGTACGTCAAGGAGTGGTCGGTAGACGGCACCCCGGTGCCGCGTGAGGAGGACCTGGCCGACGCCGTGGTCAACGCTGACGTGACGCTGCTGATGCAGCAGCACGCCGCGTTCGACCTCGACATGGTCGAGGCGAAGGCCAGGCTCGTGCTCGACACCCGCGGCGTGCTCGCCGAGGGTGAGCGCGTCGAGCGGCTGTAGCGACGGAGGGCTGCGCGCAGTGCACGTGCTCGTCATGACGGTGGTGCATAACCCCGAGGATGCGCGGATCTTGCATCGGCAGATCCGTGCCCTCGTGGATGCCGGTCATGAGGTCACGTATGCCGCCGCCTTCACCGCCTTCGGCGTCGTCCCCCGACCCTGGGTCACCGGAGTGGACCTGCCGAGAGCGGCCCAGCGCAACCGGATCTCGGCGACGTGGGCCGCGCGGCGGGTGTTCAAGCGCATGCGCGACAAGGTCGACCTCGTCCTGGTCCACGACCCCGAGCTGTTGTTCGCGGTGTGGGGCGTGCGCAACCGGCCGCCTGTGGTGTGGGACGTGCACGAGGACACCCCGGCCACGCTCTCGCTCAAGCCCTGGCTGCCCTCGGCGCTGCGGCCTCCCGTACGGTTCCTGGCTCGCCTGCTGGAGGGCACGGCCGAGCGGCACCTGCACCTGATGCTGGCCGAGACGGCGTACGCGGGCCGGTTCAAGCACGCCCACCCGATCGTGCCCAACGAGACGTGGGTGCCGGACTCCGTGACGCCGCCCGGCGACGACCGGGTCGTCTACCTCGGCTGGTTGTCCAAGGCCAGGGGTGTGATCGAGGCCGTCGAGGTGGCCAAGCTGCTGCAGCCGTACCGGGTGGCCGTGGAGCTGATCGGGTATGCCGACCCGCAGAGCCGCCCCGTGCTCAACCAGGCCGTCACCGAGGGCCTGCTGGAGTGGCGCGACTTCATGCCCAACGACGAGGCGCTCAAGCGGCTCGACGGAGCGCTGGCCGGGCTGTCGCTGCTGCACGACGAGCCGAACTACCGGCACTCGATGCCCACCAAGATCGTTGAGTACATGGCGCACGGCATCCCGGTCATCACCACTCCGTCGCCGCGTGCCGTGGAGCTCATCGAGCGTTACGACAGCGGCGTCGTGGTGCCCTGGCAGGACCCCAAGGCCGTCGCCCAGGCCGTGCTGACACTCCGGGACGACGTACGCGAGCGGCGGGCGCAGGGTGCGCGCGGCTACGCGGCGGCCCGGGCCAACCACCACTGGCCCAACTCGGCGAAGCGGTTCGTGGCTCAGCTGGAGTCCTGGGCCGGGGTCAAGCGATAACGGGATTGCCACACGTGCGCTGGCTCTTCTTCGTCGTGGGCGCAGCCGTCCTGGCCGTGGTCGCCGCTGTGATCATCGTGCTGCCGCCGTCCTCTGAAGCGCCGGCCCCCACGGCAGGCACGTCGAGCGCGGCCAAACCGCCGTCGAACCAGCCCACCCCGCAGGTGACCGAGTTCACCGACCCCTGCGGAACGTTCGAGACCAAGGAGAAGGCCCCGTACGCCGTCACCGGCTACTGGATCATGCCCAGGTCGAACCCCTGCACCTGGCGCACCCAGCTGAAGGAGATCCACGACGTCGGCGGCGACACGATCATCAGGATCGGGTACGGCCTGCAGTTCCGCACCGTCTCCGGCGACGGCGACATCCTGACCAGGGATGGCGAGCTGGACTCGCTCTACAAGGCCTGCGAGGAGGACGGCCTTTCCTGCCACGACGCCGCCGAGCGGGATCTGAAGCAGGCCAACCCCGGCAACAGGATCGGCCGCACGTACGTCTACCGCACCGACGAGTCCTTCGGCGAGAACGTGTTCCGCTGCCCCCAGATGGAGCACAGCATCAGGGCCGGAAAGCGCACCTACTTCCGCCTCATCACCCAGCCGGACGGCTCCGACGACGCCACCTGTGACTTCTCCCGCAAAGGCGCCTCCTATGACCTGATCCTGGTGGCCGGCGCGGAGCAGGACAGCCTGACCGAGTTGCTCAGGCTGGGCGACCAGTTCGGCATGCGGATCTTCCCCGCGTTACCGCTGGCCCCGCGCGACCCGAACACGCCGATCAGGGCGTACAAGCACCACCTCGGCACACTGACCACGCTGACGCGGCGCGTCCTGCAGGACTACGGCGCCCGCTTCGCCGACCGGGACTCGCTGGGCGGCGTCTACCAGCCCTTCGAGGTCCAGATGTCGGCCACTCTGGCCTCCAACCCGACGCTCGAGGTGTACGCCGAACAGCACACGATCGTCGAGCAGCTGCTTCCCGGCAAACCCATCCTGATCAGCCCCTACATGGACGCGCGCCGCCGGGTGGGCTTCGGCCAGACGCCCAAGCAGGTGGCCGAGGCGTTCAAGGCGCTGGCCAAGACCGGGGTCGGCATCATCGCCCCGCAGGACAGCCGGGGCACGGGCAAGGTGGGCCTGTTCTGGCCCGACGAGCGCGACACCGAGGTGGACGAGCGGCTGCGGCCGGTGGTCGGGGAGTCCACGTACGGGACCGCGTACCACGGGTCCACGCGCGACTATTACCGAGAGATGTCGCTGGCCCGCGAGGAGATGATCCAGGCCGGCTACGAGGTGCAGCTGTGGGCGAACGTGGAGGCGTTCGAGCCGTCGGGCGAGCAGCCCTGCGCCCCCCAGGGCACGCGCGGCAAGACCGACAAGCAGCGCCTGGACCAGGCGGTCACCATGGCCGGCCGCTACGTGCAGAAGGTCGTCTCCTACATGTGGAGCGACTTCATGACCTGCGGACAGCCGTCGCTCGAAGAGGAGATCACCGCCGACTGGCAGCGCCCGATCGCGGTGGACGCCATCCGGCGCTCGCGCGACATCCAGGACGGCGTGGAGGTCCGCGGCTACAACTTCAAGGACAGCACGATCTCCATCCAGTGGTCAGGCGGCGCCAAGGACCTGGTGGTGTCCTCGGTGGGCTGGCTGGACGACAACCCGATCGAGGAACTTCCCGAGGGGATGTCCACGGCGTGGGTGCCGTTCGACTGGACGCAGGTGCCGGCCGGGGAATGGGTCAGGGTCACGGTCAAAGCCCCATCCGGCAAGGTCAGCACCGAGCCCTTACACGTACGCATCGCAACCTAGCTGTCGTTTCGCGGATCGCGCCGGACTGCGTGTAACGTGCGTGCATGGTCCCGAGCGTCCCGGTCAGCGTCGACCTGGTCGTCCTCACCGTGCGTAACCACGCGCTGAGTGCCCTGGTGTGGCGCCGCGACAACCCGCCGTTCCTGCGGCGCTGGTCGTTGTCGGGCGGCTTCATCCAGCTGGACGAGGACCTCCCTGACGCCGCCCGCCGCATCCTGGCGGAACGGGCGGGCCTCCCGGGGGCGCCGGTGCACCTGGAGCAGCTCCAGACCTATGGCTACCCGGACCGTGACCCCCGCCAGCGGGTCCTGAGCGTCGCCTACCTGGGCCTGGCGCCGGACCTGCCGGCCTCGGAGAAGGCCCACATGAGCTGGCAGCCCGTGGACGCGCTCACGGTCATGGCCTTC from Nonomuraea polychroma encodes the following:
- a CDS encoding glycosyltransferase, which translates into the protein MHVLVMTVVHNPEDARILHRQIRALVDAGHEVTYAAAFTAFGVVPRPWVTGVDLPRAAQRNRISATWAARRVFKRMRDKVDLVLVHDPELLFAVWGVRNRPPVVWDVHEDTPATLSLKPWLPSALRPPVRFLARLLEGTAERHLHLMLAETAYAGRFKHAHPIVPNETWVPDSVTPPGDDRVVYLGWLSKARGVIEAVEVAKLLQPYRVAVELIGYADPQSRPVLNQAVTEGLLEWRDFMPNDEALKRLDGALAGLSLLHDEPNYRHSMPTKIVEYMAHGIPVITTPSPRAVELIERYDSGVVVPWQDPKAVAQAVLTLRDDVRERRAQGARGYAAARANHHWPNSAKRFVAQLESWAGVKR
- a CDS encoding DUF4434 domain-containing protein, with amino-acid sequence MRWLFFVVGAAVLAVVAAVIIVLPPSSEAPAPTAGTSSAAKPPSNQPTPQVTEFTDPCGTFETKEKAPYAVTGYWIMPRSNPCTWRTQLKEIHDVGGDTIIRIGYGLQFRTVSGDGDILTRDGELDSLYKACEEDGLSCHDAAERDLKQANPGNRIGRTYVYRTDESFGENVFRCPQMEHSIRAGKRTYFRLITQPDGSDDATCDFSRKGASYDLILVAGAEQDSLTELLRLGDQFGMRIFPALPLAPRDPNTPIRAYKHHLGTLTTLTRRVLQDYGARFADRDSLGGVYQPFEVQMSATLASNPTLEVYAEQHTIVEQLLPGKPILISPYMDARRRVGFGQTPKQVAEAFKALAKTGVGIIAPQDSRGTGKVGLFWPDERDTEVDERLRPVVGESTYGTAYHGSTRDYYREMSLAREEMIQAGYEVQLWANVEAFEPSGEQPCAPQGTRGKTDKQRLDQAVTMAGRYVQKVVSYMWSDFMTCGQPSLEEEITADWQRPIAVDAIRRSRDIQDGVEVRGYNFKDSTISIQWSGGAKDLVVSSVGWLDDNPIEELPEGMSTAWVPFDWTQVPAGEWVRVTVKAPSGKVSTEPLHVRIAT
- a CDS encoding NUDIX hydrolase, producing MVPSVPVSVDLVVLTVRNHALSALVWRRDNPPFLRRWSLSGGFIQLDEDLPDAARRILAERAGLPGAPVHLEQLQTYGYPDRDPRQRVLSVAYLGLAPDLPASEKAHMSWQPVDALTVMAFDHRRIMLDGVERARAKLEYTSLGAAFCPPEFTVADLRRVYEIVWGRPLDPRNFHRKVTKAEGFLVETGGTTTRDGGRPAKLYRRGPAELLHPPMLRSLKGVAAGHFPARN